One window of Candidatus Tectomicrobia bacterium genomic DNA carries:
- a CDS encoding carbon-nitrogen hydrolase family protein, whose amino-acid sequence MARPANVRVGIVLPESHFGEEEWRNAEAAIRYADEAAAKGAQLLLYPEGYPGPMTGPLDNPKFPFNPVEELKKKAKQHAMYVIAGNVTESKIPGAHLLTLRLLSPEGEEIACYLRQQPDTPPLNAYLYGGKGHLLPGKGPCCVETDLGRIGLQICSELWVPELPRLLMLRGAEIIVSPVHGRHSQTGFGFTDTWKCVARARAAENLFYVLSSQNLYVGHGFNYKTQMSAGAVVAGPERMEASMSEPGVLICDLDMERLRYLRTRNFDEENLSKPDDPNWRPIGCRPGQIYERYPALYKELAEPSEYAYDYEYWREGDLDAWIPEYDRIYQGDYQRILKKYGGPFQFKER is encoded by the coding sequence TTGGCCAGACCTGCGAATGTCCGTGTGGGAATCGTCCTGCCGGAGTCCCACTTCGGTGAAGAAGAATGGAGGAACGCGGAGGCCGCCATCCGCTATGCCGACGAAGCGGCAGCCAAGGGGGCCCAGCTCCTGCTCTACCCGGAAGGTTACCCGGGCCCGATGACGGGGCCGCTCGACAACCCCAAGTTCCCTTTCAACCCCGTCGAGGAGCTCAAAAAAAAGGCCAAGCAGCATGCAATGTATGTCATCGCGGGCAACGTGACCGAGAGCAAAATTCCGGGCGCCCATCTGCTGACGCTCCGCCTGCTCAGCCCCGAAGGGGAGGAGATCGCCTGCTACCTGCGCCAGCAGCCCGACACTCCGCCCCTGAACGCCTACCTCTACGGCGGCAAGGGCCACCTTCTGCCCGGCAAGGGGCCCTGCTGCGTCGAGACCGACCTGGGGCGGATCGGCCTCCAGATCTGCAGCGAGCTCTGGGTGCCGGAGCTCCCGCGCCTGCTCATGCTGCGGGGAGCCGAGATCATCGTCTCGCCCGTTCACGGCCGGCACAGCCAGACCGGGTTCGGCTTCACCGACACCTGGAAATGCGTTGCCCGGGCCCGCGCGGCGGAGAACCTCTTCTACGTCCTCTCCAGCCAGAACCTCTACGTGGGGCACGGCTTTAACTACAAGACGCAGATGTCGGCGGGGGCGGTGGTGGCGGGGCCCGAGCGCATGGAGGCCTCGATGTCCGAGCCTGGCGTCCTCATCTGCGACCTCGACATGGAGCGTCTGCGCTACCTGCGCACGCGCAATTTCGACGAGGAGAACCTCTCCAAGCCCGACGACCCCAACTGGCGGCCCATCGGCTGCCGCCCCGGCCAGATCTATGAGCGCTACCCGGCCCTCTATAAGGAGCTGGCCGAGCCCAGCGAGTATGCCTACGACTACGAGTACTGGCGGGAGGGGGACCTCGACGCCTGGATTCCCGAATACGACCGCATCTATCAGGGCGACTACCAGCGTATCCTGAAAAAATACGGCGGCCCCTTCCAATTTAAGGAGCGTTGA
- a CDS encoding ABC transporter ATP-binding protein: protein MPQAKISIRGLSKAFVKREAADEQTRVEVLKDIGLEVADQEFLCIVGPSGCGKTTFLRIIDGLIPFDRGEIRIDGRSVAGPGQDRGMVFQSFGLLPWRSVYGNVAIGLEIAGIPAERQRLIVDRWIEMVGLKGFERHYPHELSGGMQQRVGIARVLAIDPAVILMDEPFGALDAQTREFMQEELLRIWSRTKKTVVFITHSIDEAVYLADRVVVMSARPGRIEEILAIDLPRPRWEYDVRGTPRFAELRSHIWKKLRQEQVTMAAPPRD, encoded by the coding sequence TTGCCGCAGGCCAAGATTTCCATCCGCGGCCTCTCCAAGGCGTTCGTCAAGCGGGAGGCCGCGGACGAGCAGACGCGCGTCGAGGTGCTGAAGGACATCGGCCTCGAGGTAGCGGACCAGGAGTTCCTCTGCATTGTCGGCCCGAGCGGCTGCGGGAAGACGACCTTCCTCCGGATCATCGACGGGCTCATCCCCTTCGACCGGGGGGAGATCCGAATCGATGGCCGCTCGGTCGCCGGGCCGGGGCAGGACCGAGGGATGGTATTCCAGAGCTTCGGGCTCCTTCCTTGGCGCTCGGTGTACGGCAACGTGGCCATTGGCCTGGAGATCGCGGGGATACCGGCCGAGAGGCAGCGGCTCATCGTGGATCGGTGGATCGAGATGGTCGGCCTGAAGGGCTTCGAGCGGCACTACCCGCACGAGCTCTCGGGTGGAATGCAGCAGCGGGTGGGCATCGCCCGGGTGCTCGCCATCGACCCGGCGGTCATCCTGATGGACGAGCCCTTCGGCGCGCTGGACGCCCAGACGCGCGAGTTCATGCAGGAGGAGCTGCTCCGCATCTGGAGCCGGACGAAGAAGACCGTCGTCTTCATCACCCACAGCATCGACGAGGCGGTGTACCTGGCCGACCGGGTGGTGGTCATGTCGGCGCGGCCGGGCCGCATCGAGGAGATCCTGGCGATCGACCTCCCGCGCCCGCGCTGGGAGTACGACGTGCGCGGAACGCCGCGCTTCGCGGAGTTGCGCTCCCACATCTGGAAGAAGCTGCGGCAGGAACAAGTCACCATGGCGGCTCCCCCTCGGGACTAG
- a CDS encoding amidohydrolase family protein produces MIVDLHTHYIPPAYLEWVGKKNNPLGVRLDKLPSGRPALAADNRLIPLLDGFHDVEVKLADIRKQGLDRQVVSPPPFLFHYDLPAQVGAESSRLLNDEAAALQRRHPDRFVAMATVPLQDPEAAAAELERVHGLGMRSVEIGARAGERDLDHPSLAPFWAAAERLGMLVCIHPVSPPGRERMKEYYLFNLIGFLVDTTVAAGRLIFAGVLDRFPGLRICLAHAGGMAVWIQGRFDHGFRVLHQCQGVIHRPPSEYLKGMFFDTITHRPEAVRYIADAVGADRLLMGTDYPFAVKESDPVGFVASVPGLTEEERAAIRGGTACRLLGIG; encoded by the coding sequence ATGATTGTCGACCTCCATACCCATTACATCCCCCCCGCCTACCTCGAATGGGTGGGGAAGAAGAACAATCCCCTGGGCGTCCGCCTGGACAAGCTCCCCTCCGGCAGGCCCGCCCTCGCGGCGGACAACCGGCTCATCCCGCTGCTCGATGGCTTCCATGACGTGGAGGTGAAGCTGGCCGATATCCGGAAGCAGGGCCTGGACCGGCAGGTGGTTTCCCCGCCGCCGTTCCTCTTCCATTACGACCTGCCGGCTCAGGTAGGGGCCGAGTCCTCCCGCCTGCTGAACGACGAGGCGGCGGCCCTCCAGCGGCGCCACCCGGACCGCTTCGTGGCGATGGCCACGGTCCCCCTGCAAGATCCCGAGGCGGCGGCGGCCGAGCTCGAGCGCGTCCACGGGCTGGGCATGCGATCAGTCGAGATCGGCGCCCGGGCGGGGGAGCGCGATCTGGATCATCCTTCTCTCGCCCCTTTCTGGGCGGCGGCGGAGAGGCTGGGGATGCTGGTCTGCATCCATCCGGTCAGCCCGCCGGGTCGGGAGCGGATGAAGGAATACTATCTCTTCAACCTCATCGGTTTTCTTGTGGACACCACCGTGGCGGCCGGGCGGCTCATCTTCGCCGGGGTGCTGGACCGCTTCCCGGGCCTGCGCATCTGCCTCGCCCACGCGGGGGGGATGGCCGTCTGGATCCAGGGCCGCTTCGACCATGGGTTCCGCGTCTTGCACCAGTGCCAGGGTGTCATCCATCGGCCTCCGAGCGAGTACCTGAAGGGGATGTTTTTCGACACGATCACCCACCGGCCCGAGGCCGTGCGCTATATCGCCGACGCGGTGGGGGCGGACCGCCTGCTCATGGGGACCGACTATCCCTTCGCCGTGAAGGAGAGCGACCCCGTGGGGTTTGTCGCTTCGGTGCCGGGCCTCACGGAGGAGGAGCGGGCGGCAATCCGGGGCGGCACCGCTTGCCGGCTCCTGGGCATCGGCTGA
- a CDS encoding ABC transporter substrate-binding protein has translation MRAVNRHFLKMAVVLFLAGVLAVPAGLAEAAKRTVRVLYPAGLDMEKAAMLVGWNLYLDDIKVEPVVLRGQGNVARALLSGKENVGYQVFSFFAQTVAKGGDMVALAVAEQRMVWAVIAKKDIKSIKELKGKKVAAHDTSGLSASIIDFYANKLGMKRSDFEMLYIRGGENRIAALVAGRIDATVVGLNDVYEATDTGKFHVVSVFSEDAPDLVGPMLVSTSKFIKENPAVVQKLVTAGLRGIRLAYDDPKKFAAEAKKVAPYNDDAMFQKGYKDLVKYKLWPVNGGAPLRATLQKSADWLIANSPEDAKKMGLKPGFKFTDKQTNDTFLQNALKELGRK, from the coding sequence ATGAGAGCGGTCAACCGGCACTTCCTCAAGATGGCGGTGGTCCTTTTTCTCGCCGGCGTTCTCGCCGTCCCCGCGGGCTTGGCGGAGGCGGCGAAGCGGACGGTGCGGGTGCTGTATCCCGCCGGTCTCGACATGGAGAAGGCGGCCATGCTCGTGGGCTGGAACCTCTACCTGGACGACATCAAGGTGGAACCCGTCGTCCTTCGCGGGCAGGGGAACGTGGCGCGCGCCCTCCTGTCGGGGAAGGAGAACGTCGGGTATCAGGTGTTCTCCTTCTTCGCGCAGACGGTGGCCAAGGGCGGGGACATGGTCGCCCTGGCGGTCGCGGAGCAGCGGATGGTGTGGGCGGTCATCGCGAAGAAAGACATCAAGAGCATCAAGGAGCTGAAGGGCAAGAAGGTCGCCGCCCACGACACCTCCGGGCTGAGCGCCTCGATCATCGACTTCTATGCGAACAAGCTGGGCATGAAGCGCAGCGACTTCGAGATGCTCTACATCCGGGGCGGGGAGAATCGCATCGCCGCCCTGGTCGCCGGGCGCATCGACGCCACCGTCGTCGGCCTGAATGACGTCTACGAGGCCACGGACACGGGCAAGTTCCACGTCGTCTCGGTCTTTTCCGAGGACGCCCCCGATCTCGTGGGGCCGATGCTGGTCTCTACGTCCAAGTTCATCAAGGAAAACCCGGCCGTGGTCCAGAAGCTCGTGACGGCGGGCCTCCGGGGCATCCGCCTCGCCTACGACGACCCCAAGAAATTCGCGGCGGAGGCGAAGAAGGTGGCCCCCTACAATGACGACGCCATGTTCCAGAAGGGCTACAAGGACCTGGTGAAGTACAAACTCTGGCCGGTGAACGGCGGCGCCCCGCTGCGCGCGACCCTTCAGAAGAGCGCCGACTGGCTCATCGCGAATTCCCCCGAGGACGCCAAGAAGATGGGCCTCAAGCCCGGATTCAAGTTCACCGACAAGCAGACCAATGACACATTCCTGCAGAACGCTCTGAAGGAGCTCGGCCGGAAGTAG